TGATGTCTTGACATAACGGACATGCCAGCAGAGAGTTCCGCCCCCGTCACACCCGCGCACCGGCCGGGGTTGCCGTCAGGACGCGGTCGTCCTCAAGGTGCCGTCTCATCCGTAGGGTCGAATGCGGCCCGTCGGTCGAACGGTCGAAGCGGCTCGCCTCAGCGGTGGGCTGCTGCCAGGTGGCGGCGGAGTCTGATTCGTTCGTCCGCTGCTGCGCTCTGGTCGCGGCCGGCTGCGGCCTCGGCCTCGGCCAGGCGGGTGCAGTCCGCGCACCCGGTGACGGGGACGGGCCGGGTGAGCGACAGCGGAAGCGGCGTCGCCGGCGACGTGCTCCGCCGACGCGGGACTTCGGGGTTCGGGGACGAGGTCGGCAGTCGGCCCCAGGTGCTGGCGGCGTTGGCCTCCGCCACCCGGGCCCGCAGCGCCTCGGTGCTGTCGAGCCTGACGATGTCGGTGGGACTGACCTCCCAACCGGGGCCGCCGCGCAAGGGACAGAGGAGCAGTCGGCCGTCCGCCTCGACGCTGATGACGCGTCCGGTGCGGCCGGTCACCCGGTCCCGCACGACGCTGTTGATGTCCACGCCCGGCGCGGCGCGCCCGTCTGCACTGCCCACCATTTGCTCCCAGCGGGTCCGCCCGCACACGGTGCGGGAATCGGCCGATCTCAGAGTCAAGGGTGCACGCACGGGCCTACGCTGGACTGGTACGAAATCACCCAAACGTCCCTCTGGGACATGGAGTTGATCATGTCTGCCAAATCGAAGCCGTTAACCCCCGAGCGATCGACCAGGCACCTGTTCGGCTATCGATTGCGCGAGTTGCGCCAACGGGCCGGGATGAGCCTGGAAGCGCTCGCCAGGGTGGTCAACTCCAGTTCGTCCCAGGTCCAGCGCATCGAGACGGCGGAGGGAACGATCCCGCCCGACCTGCCGGCCAAGTTCGACATCGCCCTTGGCGCGGACGGCGTGTTCTCGCTGCTCTACCTGATCGCCCGGCATGAGGTGCATCCGGACAAGTACCGCCGGATGATGGAGTTGGAGGCCCAAGCGCAGGGCATCAAGCAGTATGCCGGGCAGGTACTTCCAGGGCTGGTACAGACGGAGGACTATGCCCGCGCGCTCTTTCGGGTGAGCAACCCGCAGGCGACGTCGGCCTGGATCGAGGAGAAGGTGGATGCGCGGATGGGTCGGCAGGAACTCCTGCACGCCGACCCCGCACCGTACTTGTCCATCCTCCTGGACGAGGCCGTGCTTCGCCGACCGATCGGCGGGCCGGAGGTGATGCGCAGACAGCTCGCGACGCTGCTCCCGCTCGCCGACTCACCGAACAGCGTCGTCCAGGTCATCCCCAACAACCACGGCGAGCACCCCTTCCTCGGAGGTTCGCTCAAGCTCCTGGAATTCGCCGACGGCCCGTCAGCTGCGTACGAGGAGGGCTTCAGGACCGGAACTCTGGTGGAGGAAGCGGAAAGCGTTGACTCGCTCCGTCGTGCATTTGATCTGATGAGGTCGTACGCACTGTCGCCCACCCTCTCATCGGCCATGATCATCAGCGCAATGGAGGCACTTCCACATGAGTACCAACCCCGACCTGGCCTCGGCGGCGTGGCGCAAGAGCAGCTACAGCAACGGCGACGGGGGCGATTGCGTCGAGACGGCACCGGGGTTCATCAATGGCGCCGTGCCCGTGCGTGACAGCAAGGACCCCGCAGGTCCCGCGCTGGTCTTCCCCGCTGCCGCCTGGACGGCGTTCGTGGACGCGGTGAAGTCCGGCGAGCTGCCGATCGTCTGAACGCAATCCGGCCCCTGCCGCGCACCGCCGGCCGTCAGGGGGCTGATCGCTGCCCGGCGGGGGCCTGGGAGACTGCTCCCATCCTTCCCTACCTTGGAGGAACGGCGATGAGCAGCGACGACAGCGAAGGCACCCGCGACCTGGGTGCGATGGTGATCACCGGGGCGGGGCGGGGCATCGGTGCGGCCACGGCGCGGCTGGCGGCGCGGCGGGGGTATGCCGTGTGCCTCAACTACCGCTCCGACGAGGGGTCGGCGCTGGCGCTGGCGCGGGAGATCGAGGCAGTCGGCGGACGGGCGCTGCCGGTGCGGGCCGATGTCGCGGTGGAGTCGGAGGTGGAGGCGATGTTCGCCGCCGTCGACCGCGAACTGGGGCCGCTCACCGCGCTGGTGAACAACGCCGGGGTGCTGGAGAAGCAGTGCCGGGTGGACGGGATCACGGCGGACCGGCTGCAGCGGGTGCTGGCGGTGAATGTCACCGGACCGTTCCTCTGCTCCCGGCAGGCGGTGCTGCGGATGTCGACCCGGTACGGCGGGCAGGGCGGGGCGATCGTCAATGTCTCCTCGGCCGCTGCCCGGCTCGGCTCGCCCGGCGAGTACGTGGACTACGCCGCGTCCAAGGGGGCGCTGGACACCATGACCACCGGCCTGGCGCTGGAGGTGGCGGCCGAGGGGATCCGGGTCAACTGCGTCCGCCCCGGCTTCATCTACACCGAGATGCACGCCTCCGGCGGCGAGCCGGACCGGGTGGACCGGGTCGGACCGGGGACGCCGATGGGGCGCGGCGGGCAGCCGGGGGAGATCGCGGAGGCGGTGCTGTGGCTGCTGTCCGACTCGGCCTCCTACGTCACCGGCGCCTTCGTCGACGCCGCCGGCGGACGGTAGTAGCGGGCCTGAGCTCCGGCCGGCGCGGCGTCCACCGGCTGGGGGGACCGGGGCACGGGTGTCAGTAGGGCATGAGTGTCGAGGTGTCCAGGGTGAAGGAGAAGGGCGCGGGGATGTGGACGTCCTCGCCGAACCCGGCGTCCTCGCGCAGCCGGAGGAGGTGGATCACCTCTGCGCGTCGCCCCCGGCGCCCCCGGCAGCCTCGGCGCCCTCGGCCGGCCAGCCGGCGACCGGGCCGTTGACGCGGAAGGTCACCCGGGTGCCGGGCGGCAGGGCCACCGCGCCCGCGCAACGCGCGGTCACCTGACCGGCGGCCCCGGTGTCGGCGGTGACGACGGTGTCGTGGCCGTGGTAGTCGCACTGGGTCACCACCCCGTCCACCCCGCCCGGTTCGCCGTGCGGCAGCAGCCGCAGCTGCTCGGGCCGGACCAGCACCACCACGGCGGTGCCCTCGGCGAAGTCCGGCGAGCCTTCGGTCAGCGGCAGCGGGCCGAAGGCGGTCTCGGCCCGGCCGCCCCGGACCGTCCCCGGCAACAGGTTGGCGTCGCCGACGAACCGGGCCAGCGCGGCGTCCGCCGGGTGGGAGTACAGCTCCTGCGGGGGCGCCGCGTGGGCGACCAGGCCGTGTCGCAGCACCGCGACCTGATCCGCCATCGACAGCGCCTCGTCCTGGTCGTGGGTGACGATGACCGTGGTGGTGCCCGCGTCGCGCAACACCCGGAGTACCTCCAGCCGGACGCTGGTGCGGAGGAAGGCGTCCAGGGAGGAGAAGGGCTCGTCGAGCAGCAGCAGCGCCGGGTCCGGCGCCAGCGCCCGCGCCAGCGCCACCCGCTGCTGCTGGCCGCCGGAGAGCT
The Streptacidiphilus albus JL83 genome window above contains:
- a CDS encoding DUF397 domain-containing protein yields the protein MSTNPDLASAAWRKSSYSNGDGGDCVETAPGFINGAVPVRDSKDPAGPALVFPAAAWTAFVDAVKSGELPIV
- a CDS encoding SDR family oxidoreductase codes for the protein MSSDDSEGTRDLGAMVITGAGRGIGAATARLAARRGYAVCLNYRSDEGSALALAREIEAVGGRALPVRADVAVESEVEAMFAAVDRELGPLTALVNNAGVLEKQCRVDGITADRLQRVLAVNVTGPFLCSRQAVLRMSTRYGGQGGAIVNVSSAAARLGSPGEYVDYAASKGALDTMTTGLALEVAAEGIRVNCVRPGFIYTEMHASGGEPDRVDRVGPGTPMGRGGQPGEIAEAVLWLLSDSASYVTGAFVDAAGGR
- a CDS encoding ABC transporter ATP-binding protein, with protein sequence MEATDLTKTGSSVAVRAGAQAEPARAARAQAVTITGVTKGFGSQPVLRGVDIEIPQGSVTAVLGSSGSGKTTLLRILAGFERADAGEITIGGTLMDGPGRHVAPQARKVGYVPQEGCLFPHLDVAGNVGFGLPRAQRAERVPEMLALTGLADLAGRYPHQLSGGQQQRVALARALAPDPALLLLDEPFSSLDAFLRTSVRLEVLRVLRDAGTTTVIVTHDQDEALSMADQVAVLRHGLVAHAAPPQELYSHPADAALARFVGDANLLPGTVRGGRAETAFGPLPLTEGSPDFAEGTAVVVLVRPEQLRLLPHGEPGGVDGVVTQCDYHGHDTVVTADTGAAGQVTARCAGAVALPPGTRVTFRVNGPVAGWPAEGAEAAGGAGGDAQR